In a genomic window of Taylorella equigenitalis ATCC 35865:
- a CDS encoding RnfABCDGE type electron transport complex subunit B, with translation MISSDEDLINVIDSILPQTQCTQCGYAGCLAYSKAIVLEGADINRCPPGGDEVISRLSMVIDGSEIKPVNPECGVTKPLHKAYILEEHCIGCTKCIQVCPVDSIIGANKWMHTVIPDFCTGCELCVLACPVDCIQMNPSLALWTEDDAAIARTRFHARNKRLEDDKILEQDRLNSLSENQFSDGKSSIMEALKKARERRMK, from the coding sequence ATGATCTCATCGGATGAAGATCTTATAAATGTAATTGACAGTATATTGCCACAAACTCAGTGCACCCAATGTGGTTATGCGGGATGTCTTGCATACTCAAAGGCCATTGTTTTGGAAGGGGCTGATATTAATAGATGCCCTCCTGGCGGGGATGAGGTTATATCTAGGCTTTCAATGGTAATCGATGGCAGTGAGATTAAACCTGTGAATCCTGAATGTGGGGTTACAAAACCTTTGCATAAGGCTTACATACTTGAAGAGCACTGCATTGGTTGTACGAAATGTATTCAAGTGTGTCCAGTTGACTCAATTATAGGTGCAAATAAATGGATGCATACCGTAATACCCGATTTTTGTACAGGATGTGAGCTGTGTGTGCTTGCGTGTCCAGTTGATTGCATACAAATGAATCCGAGTTTAGCCCTTTGGACAGAGGATGATGCTGCAATAGCACGAACTAGATTTCATGCTAGAAATAAAAGACTGGAAGATGACAAAATACTAGAACAAGATAGACTAAATTCTCTTTCAGAAAATCAATTTTCCGATGGAAAATCATCCATCATGGAAGCTCTCAAAAAAGCACGCGAAAGAAGAATGAAATGA
- a CDS encoding ferredoxin--NADP reductase, with the protein MTPNNSKYYVLTIKKITKWINGQLHSFTTDRPKDFKFKAGQFARLGLPIQILRNQDPTNQNLSDHYSNPQEPTIWRGFSMVNPEVSDYLEFYATLVPTGEFSPKLFSLNEGDNIAIHPMPIGFLTLDNFPNGGDTLWLLATGTGLSAFLSIIFTSNTWDLFKNIVLVHGVRHGAELSYQDALSEVNKDYTGRFTYMPVPTREKGYIHPWTGNIMPSERITSLLESDKLSELSGLDMNPHSSCIMLCGNPNMLSEARVILGERGFATGRRGAIGNLAVEKYW; encoded by the coding sequence ATGACACCAAACAATAGCAAATATTATGTCCTTACTATCAAAAAAATTACTAAGTGGATTAATGGACAGTTACATTCATTCACGACGGATAGACCTAAGGATTTTAAATTCAAGGCGGGACAGTTTGCTAGGCTAGGGCTTCCTATACAAATTTTAAGAAATCAGGATCCGACAAATCAGAATTTGTCCGACCATTATTCAAACCCTCAGGAGCCAACCATTTGGAGAGGATTTTCAATGGTGAACCCTGAAGTTTCTGATTATCTAGAGTTCTATGCTACTTTGGTGCCTACTGGTGAATTTAGCCCCAAGTTATTTTCCTTAAATGAAGGCGATAACATTGCCATACACCCTATGCCTATTGGGTTTCTTACCCTAGATAATTTTCCTAATGGGGGTGATACATTATGGCTACTGGCTACTGGTACTGGACTTTCTGCATTTTTATCAATAATCTTCACCTCAAACACGTGGGATTTGTTTAAAAATATTGTTCTTGTCCATGGAGTTCGACATGGTGCAGAGCTAAGCTACCAAGATGCCCTAAGCGAAGTGAACAAGGATTACACAGGAAGATTTACTTATATGCCAGTACCTACCCGAGAAAAAGGATATATACATCCCTGGACGGGTAATATTATGCCTTCCGAAAGAATCACTTCGTTGCTTGAAAGCGATAAGTTAAGTGAATTATCGGGACTTGATATGAATCCACATAGTTCCTGCATTATGCTTTGCGGAAATCCAAATATGTTAAGCGAAGCACGTGTTATTCTTGGTGAAAGAGGCTTTGCTACAGGTCGTAGAGGTGCGATAGGTAACCTTGCTGTTGAAAAGTATTGGTAG
- the fdxA gene encoding ferredoxin FdxA, whose protein sequence is MTHVVSDNCIRCKYTDCVDVCPVDCFKAGPNFLVIDPDECIDCAVCVPECPANAIFAEEDLPKDQQQFIQINAELTPLFEPISRSIDPLPDADEWNGKPNKLEYLIKP, encoded by the coding sequence ATGACTCATGTTGTTAGCGACAACTGTATCCGTTGCAAGTATACGGATTGCGTTGACGTATGCCCAGTGGACTGTTTTAAGGCTGGTCCAAATTTCCTTGTTATCGATCCTGATGAATGCATTGACTGTGCAGTCTGTGTGCCGGAGTGTCCTGCTAATGCAATATTTGCTGAAGAGGACCTCCCAAAAGACCAGCAGCAATTTATACAAATAAATGCAGAATTAACGCCACTTTTTGAACCTATCTCAAGGTCAATTGATCCACTACCTGATGCAGATGAGTGGAATGGTAAACCTAACAAGCTCGAATATTTAATTAAACCCTAA
- the pncB gene encoding nicotinate phosphoribosyltransferase, giving the protein MIIKSLLDTDLYKFSMMQAVLHQFPSAQAEYHFKCRTEGVDLKPLIPKIQEQVDYLCSLTFTEDELQYMGALRFITSDFIEFLGLFHLPRNRIHIQVSDDDNGGIQIIAKGSWLHTILFEVPVLSIVNELYFRENYPDLDKTEGRKRLQAKIDQVLTATELPDFKFADYGSRRRFSAEWHDEVVKTLLEKLPKQFVGTSNVYLAKKYNTKPLGTMAHEFLQACQALGPRLRDSQVFALEMWAKEYRGDLGIALSDVYGLNAFLRDFDMYFCKLFDGARHDSGDPYEWGERLIEHYKKNRVDPRTKTLVFSDGLTFDLALNIARRFVGRVKTSFGIGTNLTNDMGVKPLQIVMKMVRCNGQPVVKVSDEPSKTMSVDPEYLNYLRYVFDLPRDQEIEANDHILKSKVSTKFEIKD; this is encoded by the coding sequence ATGATTATTAAGTCCCTTCTCGATACAGATTTATATAAATTTAGCATGATGCAGGCTGTGCTACATCAGTTCCCAAGTGCTCAGGCGGAGTATCATTTTAAATGCAGAACTGAAGGTGTAGACCTTAAACCACTTATACCAAAAATACAGGAGCAAGTTGACTATTTATGTTCGCTTACATTTACCGAAGATGAGCTTCAGTATATGGGTGCACTTAGATTTATAACTTCAGATTTTATAGAGTTTTTAGGTCTTTTCCATTTACCTAGAAATCGTATACATATACAGGTTTCAGATGATGATAATGGGGGTATACAAATCATTGCCAAAGGGTCATGGCTTCATACAATTCTTTTTGAAGTGCCTGTTTTATCTATAGTTAATGAATTGTATTTCAGAGAAAATTATCCAGATTTAGATAAAACTGAGGGACGAAAACGTTTGCAAGCAAAAATTGATCAGGTTCTTACGGCAACAGAACTACCTGATTTTAAATTTGCTGATTATGGTAGCAGACGCCGTTTTTCAGCTGAATGGCATGATGAAGTTGTTAAGACTCTTTTAGAAAAACTACCTAAGCAGTTTGTAGGTACTAGTAATGTCTATCTTGCCAAAAAATATAATACAAAACCCCTAGGTACTATGGCTCATGAATTCTTGCAAGCATGCCAGGCATTAGGTCCTAGACTCAGAGATTCTCAAGTTTTTGCCCTTGAGATGTGGGCTAAAGAATATCGAGGAGATTTAGGTATTGCTCTATCCGATGTTTACGGTTTGAATGCGTTTTTGCGTGATTTTGATATGTATTTCTGCAAGCTATTCGATGGAGCTCGTCATGATTCGGGAGATCCTTATGAGTGGGGTGAACGTTTAATAGAGCACTACAAGAAAAATAGAGTTGATCCACGCACAAAAACGCTTGTATTTTCCGATGGACTGACTTTTGATCTTGCTCTTAATATTGCCAGAAGGTTTGTAGGAAGAGTAAAGACCTCATTTGGTATCGGTACAAATTTAACAAACGATATGGGTGTTAAACCTCTTCAAATCGTTATGAAGATGGTTAGATGCAATGGGCAACCTGTAGTTAAAGTTAGTGATGAGCCTAGTAAAACTATGAGTGTGGATCCTGAGTATTTAAATTATTTAAGGTATGTATTTGATCTTCCACGTGACCAAGAAATCGAGGCAAATGATCATATCTTAAAAAGTAAAGTTTCTACCAAATTTGAGATTAAGGATTAA
- a CDS encoding RelA/SpoT family protein yields the protein MKHPIIGGDDFFDEPWQKTVLEDLSDSERDFLNEVFTFVTPYLKDRNLRSQEGCLRHAKGMLGILSLLQLDVHTLAASVLVVAAPDSNQASEQAKFKTKIMDKFGEEIFDLVEGAQTLKRVGQVVNQASLPTAQQEQYQQELLRKMLLAMATDLRIVLIRLASRLQTLRWFVDSKLECPVEFLQQNRNIYAPLANRLGIWQIKWELEDLSFRFENPQEYRDIANKLEATRAEREQLIKDFIERIQISLDSQGIRAEVSGRAKHIFSIYNKMKNKSLKFEDLYDLLAIRVIVQTERDCYTTLSFVHSNYHPVMEQFDDYIARPKPNGYRSLHTVVRDSNGAVFEVQIRTQKMHEFAEYGMAAHWRYKEAGSKGGAVSASSLYDRQISWMRQLLAWRKEVGIEEATAKLPPPKDDKTKEVAENRIYVMTPQSKLLELPEGSTPVDFAYLLHTDLGHRCRGAKVDGQLVSLNTQLKTGQTVEIIAAKSGGPSRDWLNPELGYLKSPRARAKVRLWFNAIALQQKTNNGQVLVEKELQRLGKTSVNLDTLAQSLGFSRPDDLFLAVGKDEFSVKAIAQAFEVSSDSKDSVEDEVESVTKKSRSNSTEVTGKSGVLVVGVDSLMTQLARCCHPAPPDAISGYVTRGRGVTIHRSSCTAFENLKVKHPERVIDVSWGDTDNSVYPVDILVHALDRTGLIRDISDVLAKQKVNVTAVNSRNRESYAYITLTLEIMSGDQLSKALTNLTNNVQGVLSAKRI from the coding sequence ATGAAACATCCCATAATTGGTGGTGATGATTTTTTTGATGAACCATGGCAGAAAACAGTTCTTGAGGATTTATCTGATTCTGAGAGGGATTTTCTAAATGAAGTTTTTACTTTCGTAACGCCATACTTAAAGGATCGTAATCTCAGAAGCCAAGAAGGATGTCTTCGTCACGCAAAAGGTATGTTGGGGATTTTATCCCTATTGCAACTTGATGTTCATACACTAGCTGCCTCAGTATTGGTAGTTGCAGCTCCAGACTCAAATCAAGCATCTGAACAAGCCAAATTTAAGACCAAAATTATGGATAAATTTGGTGAGGAGATTTTTGATTTAGTTGAAGGGGCTCAAACCCTTAAGAGGGTTGGACAGGTTGTTAATCAAGCCAGCTTGCCTACGGCACAGCAAGAGCAGTACCAGCAAGAGCTCTTACGCAAGATGTTATTGGCCATGGCTACTGATTTGCGAATTGTTTTAATAAGATTAGCTTCGCGTTTGCAGACACTGAGGTGGTTTGTTGATTCTAAGCTTGAATGTCCCGTTGAGTTTTTACAGCAAAATAGAAATATTTATGCACCACTAGCAAATCGCCTAGGGATTTGGCAAATCAAATGGGAGTTAGAAGATTTATCTTTCCGCTTTGAAAACCCACAGGAGTACAGAGACATTGCCAACAAACTTGAGGCAACTAGGGCCGAAAGAGAGCAACTTATTAAAGATTTTATTGAACGTATCCAAATCTCATTAGATTCCCAGGGGATACGGGCAGAGGTGTCAGGTCGGGCAAAGCATATTTTTAGCATCTATAACAAGATGAAAAATAAGTCTTTGAAATTCGAAGATCTTTACGATTTGCTAGCTATTCGAGTTATAGTTCAAACGGAGCGTGATTGCTATACGACCTTATCGTTCGTTCATTCTAACTATCATCCAGTTATGGAGCAGTTTGATGATTATATTGCCAGACCTAAGCCTAATGGGTATAGATCCCTGCACACTGTTGTAAGAGATTCTAACGGTGCGGTATTTGAGGTACAAATTAGAACTCAGAAGATGCATGAATTTGCTGAATATGGGATGGCAGCACACTGGCGTTATAAGGAAGCAGGATCAAAAGGTGGAGCAGTTAGTGCTTCAAGTCTTTATGACCGTCAAATTTCGTGGATGCGTCAGCTTTTGGCGTGGCGCAAGGAAGTTGGAATAGAGGAGGCGACAGCGAAACTGCCTCCTCCAAAAGATGACAAAACAAAAGAGGTTGCGGAAAACAGAATTTATGTTATGACTCCGCAGTCTAAGTTGCTTGAACTTCCAGAGGGAAGTACACCAGTTGATTTTGCTTATTTGTTGCATACTGATTTAGGGCATAGATGTCGCGGTGCTAAAGTTGATGGTCAATTGGTTTCTCTGAATACACAATTAAAGACTGGACAGACAGTAGAGATCATAGCTGCTAAATCAGGTGGTCCCTCTAGAGATTGGTTAAATCCAGAACTAGGATATCTTAAAAGTCCCAGAGCAAGGGCTAAAGTAAGGTTATGGTTTAATGCTATAGCATTGCAACAAAAAACAAACAACGGACAGGTCCTAGTAGAAAAAGAACTTCAAAGACTAGGAAAGACCTCTGTTAATCTTGATACACTTGCTCAAAGCTTAGGATTCTCACGTCCAGATGACTTGTTTTTAGCTGTTGGCAAAGATGAATTTAGCGTTAAAGCCATAGCTCAAGCGTTCGAAGTTAGTTCTGATTCAAAAGATTCTGTTGAGGATGAGGTCGAATCGGTTACAAAAAAATCTCGAAGTAATAGTACAGAAGTTACTGGTAAAAGTGGAGTTCTAGTTGTAGGCGTTGATTCTTTGATGACTCAGTTAGCTAGATGTTGCCATCCTGCACCTCCAGATGCAATAAGTGGTTATGTAACGCGAGGTAGAGGTGTAACGATACATAGAAGCAGTTGTACTGCATTTGAAAATTTAAAAGTTAAGCATCCTGAAAGGGTAATTGATGTTAGTTGGGGAGATACTGATAATTCTGTTTATCCCGTTGATATTCTTGTGCATGCTTTGGATAGAACGGGTCTAATAAGGGATATTTCAGACGTTTTAGCTAAGCAAAAGGTGAACGTAACAGCAGTTAATTCTAGAAATAGAGAGTCTTATGCCTATATTACCCTTACACTTGAAATTATGTCAGGCGATCAATTATCCAAAGCTTTAACAAATTTAACTAATAATGTTCAGGGTGTTCTATCAGCTAAGAGAATTTAA
- the accD gene encoding acetyl-CoA carboxylase, carboxyltransferase subunit beta, translating into MSWLEKILPPRINTSESTAKRVPEGVWVKCPACNTTLYRDDLVRNLNVCPNCDHHLRLSAQERIDSLLDHDNRVLIGDSVRSTDPLKFKDSKKYTDRLTDALKKSDATDAIVVMKGTLASVPVVVAAFDFGFMGGSMGSAVGERFVRGVNAALADRIPFICVSASGGARMQESLFSLMQMAKTNASLTLLSKEKIPFISVLTDPTMGGVSASFAFMGDVVIAEPNALIGFAGPRVIEQTVREQLPEGFQRAEFLQEKGAVDMVINRKDLKQKIAYILALLTKQSFEVVERL; encoded by the coding sequence ATGAGTTGGTTAGAAAAAATATTGCCACCGAGAATTAATACTTCAGAGTCGACTGCAAAGCGTGTTCCTGAGGGTGTTTGGGTCAAGTGTCCAGCATGCAACACCACACTATATAGGGACGATTTAGTTCGTAACCTTAATGTTTGCCCAAATTGTGATCATCACCTCAGATTGTCAGCTCAAGAGCGTATTGATTCACTACTTGATCACGATAATCGAGTTCTCATAGGTGATTCAGTTAGGTCTACGGACCCTCTTAAATTCAAAGATAGTAAAAAATACACTGACCGATTAACTGATGCCCTTAAAAAATCAGATGCAACGGATGCAATCGTTGTTATGAAAGGTACTTTAGCTTCTGTTCCTGTAGTTGTTGCTGCTTTTGATTTCGGGTTTATGGGCGGTTCTATGGGGTCTGCAGTTGGAGAGCGTTTTGTGAGAGGAGTGAATGCCGCTCTAGCAGATAGGATTCCATTTATTTGTGTATCTGCTTCTGGTGGAGCACGCATGCAGGAAAGTTTGTTCTCTCTTATGCAGATGGCTAAAACTAATGCATCACTTACTCTTTTATCAAAAGAGAAAATTCCTTTTATAAGTGTATTAACTGATCCTACTATGGGTGGTGTTTCGGCTAGTTTTGCATTTATGGGTGATGTTGTTATAGCTGAACCTAATGCCCTAATTGGCTTTGCTGGTCCACGCGTTATAGAGCAAACAGTTAGAGAACAGTTGCCCGAAGGGTTCCAAAGGGCTGAATTTCTTCAGGAAAAAGGTGCGGTTGATATGGTGATTAATCGCAAGGACCTTAAACAAAAAATTGCATACATTTTGGCTTTACTTACTAAGCAATCCTTTGAAGTTGTTGAAAGACTTTAA
- a CDS encoding Rne/Rng family ribonuclease: MKRMLFNATHQEELRVAIVDGQKLLDIDIETSGREQRKGNIYKGVITRIEPSLEACFVDYGQERHGFLPFKEVSRNYHKSGTDHSRISEALEVGQELIIQVEKEERGNKGAALTTYISLAGRYLVLMPNNPKGGGISRRIDWEERQELREAMSHLELPEGMSLIARTAGIGRTTEELNWDLTYLMQLWKAIEDAANHYSAPILIYQESSLVIRALRDYFSHDITEILIDTDEIYDQVNAFMQDVMPDNVAKIKRYRHAVPLFSRFQVEHQIETAYSRHVHLPSGGSIVIDHTEALVAVDVNSARSTRGGDIEETAMRTNIEAAEEVARQLRLRDLGGLIVIDFIDMEDSKNQKAVESKLKEAIQFDRARVQMGKISKFGLMELSRQRLRPSLNEGSHIICPRCNGTGAIRDIESSALNVLRLLQEEALKENTAVVNAQVPVDVATYLLNEKRQDIVKMEAKNQIRIYLIPSKNLETPHYNIERIRHDESRMDELPVSYKLTDDSIEEIPSWQEKKDQPKAPEAVVKGIRRQTPAPTPSPKTKETNSTELTFWQKILSFFGFARKDQTPEITQTPKVKTPASKSCRKPHSSKTHKSQNHKKSSNNDEIELKASPSASKTKSDSERLRNKPRKAKSEENSISGFTEVVQEDIATLEKKPQNRRRKGKSKSDKPVEVVPATETAPLTQPSAEPTEIVESDSDQPKRHRNRRGRSRNKNNNNQAFVPNEVLLEQQDILASESIKENSKSLELSHATPNAIAEPLSNKGVPSGVVSEDVPQDDKVRQNIEAPSVSETIADFDPQSIGAEVAPKPLPRSQGRRPAEHKQSAMDRSDGRQSAMDRSDGRQSAMDRSDAESVGKDNVEADDSKISRKLENSKSDRSPKSIEKSEQTEHAENKFRITKKEVIQKFVFNKEELLSVCESIGMTWIETDPSKIVEIPKVDVKLGRERKPLVPLSNEPLEQVETKIIN; encoded by the coding sequence ATGAAAAGAATGTTATTTAATGCAACACATCAGGAAGAGCTCCGTGTTGCTATTGTCGATGGTCAAAAGCTACTTGACATTGACATTGAGACGTCTGGTCGCGAACAGAGAAAAGGTAATATTTACAAAGGTGTAATTACTCGCATCGAACCTTCACTTGAAGCATGCTTTGTCGATTATGGACAGGAGAGGCATGGATTTCTACCATTTAAAGAGGTATCCCGTAATTATCACAAATCAGGTACTGACCATTCTCGTATTTCTGAAGCCCTTGAAGTAGGACAGGAATTAATAATTCAAGTTGAAAAAGAGGAGCGCGGTAACAAAGGGGCTGCTCTTACAACATACATTTCTTTGGCTGGACGTTATTTAGTTTTAATGCCAAATAACCCAAAAGGCGGTGGCATATCTAGGCGTATTGACTGGGAGGAGAGACAGGAACTACGCGAGGCTATGTCTCATTTAGAACTTCCAGAAGGTATGAGCCTAATTGCACGTACAGCAGGTATCGGTAGAACCACTGAAGAGCTTAATTGGGATTTAACTTATTTAATGCAACTATGGAAAGCTATAGAAGATGCAGCTAACCACTACAGTGCTCCAATCCTTATTTATCAAGAATCATCTCTAGTAATCAGGGCTCTCAGAGACTATTTTTCTCATGACATTACAGAAATTTTGATTGATACAGATGAAATCTATGATCAAGTAAATGCATTTATGCAGGATGTGATGCCGGATAATGTTGCCAAAATAAAGCGATATCGTCATGCGGTTCCTTTGTTTTCAAGATTTCAAGTTGAGCACCAAATTGAGACTGCGTATTCGAGGCACGTACATTTACCGTCTGGAGGTTCTATTGTTATCGACCACACAGAGGCTTTAGTTGCAGTTGATGTAAACTCTGCCCGTTCTACTAGAGGTGGTGATATCGAAGAGACTGCCATGCGTACGAATATTGAGGCCGCAGAGGAAGTTGCTCGCCAACTAAGATTACGCGATTTAGGTGGTCTTATAGTGATCGATTTTATCGACATGGAAGACAGTAAAAATCAAAAAGCAGTTGAATCTAAATTAAAAGAGGCAATTCAATTTGATAGAGCTAGAGTTCAGATGGGTAAGATTTCCAAATTTGGGCTTATGGAACTTTCACGTCAAAGACTTAGACCATCCTTAAATGAAGGGTCGCACATAATTTGTCCACGATGTAATGGTACTGGGGCTATTCGTGATATTGAATCTAGTGCACTTAATGTACTTAGGCTTTTACAAGAAGAAGCACTTAAGGAAAATACAGCCGTTGTTAATGCTCAGGTACCTGTTGACGTTGCAACTTATCTTCTAAATGAAAAACGTCAAGATATAGTCAAGATGGAGGCCAAGAATCAAATACGTATTTATTTGATTCCAAGTAAAAATTTAGAAACTCCTCATTACAATATTGAACGTATTCGTCATGATGAATCTCGTATGGATGAACTTCCAGTGAGCTACAAATTGACCGACGATTCTATTGAAGAAATTCCATCATGGCAGGAGAAAAAAGATCAACCTAAAGCTCCTGAGGCTGTTGTTAAAGGGATACGCAGACAAACACCTGCCCCAACCCCTTCTCCTAAAACTAAGGAAACCAACTCGACAGAACTTACTTTCTGGCAAAAAATCTTGTCATTCTTTGGGTTTGCACGTAAAGATCAAACTCCTGAAATTACGCAAACTCCCAAAGTCAAAACCCCCGCTAGTAAAAGCTGTCGAAAACCTCATTCAAGCAAAACCCATAAAAGTCAGAATCATAAAAAATCATCTAACAATGATGAAATTGAATTAAAGGCAAGTCCTTCTGCTTCAAAAACTAAATCCGACTCTGAACGACTTAGAAATAAACCACGTAAAGCGAAATCTGAAGAGAATAGTATTTCTGGATTTACTGAAGTGGTGCAAGAGGACATTGCCACCCTAGAGAAAAAACCCCAAAACAGACGTCGTAAGGGAAAATCTAAATCCGACAAACCGGTAGAAGTAGTGCCTGCGACCGAAACAGCCCCATTAACCCAACCATCGGCTGAACCTACAGAAATTGTAGAAAGCGATTCAGACCAACCAAAACGTCACAGAAATAGACGGGGTCGTAGTCGAAATAAAAATAATAACAATCAGGCATTTGTACCAAATGAAGTTTTGCTTGAGCAGCAAGATATATTGGCCTCTGAATCGATTAAAGAGAATTCAAAATCTTTAGAATTGTCTCATGCTACTCCAAATGCAATTGCAGAACCACTTAGTAATAAGGGTGTTCCATCTGGAGTTGTCTCTGAGGATGTACCTCAAGACGATAAAGTTAGACAAAATATTGAGGCACCATCTGTAAGTGAAACCATTGCGGATTTTGATCCTCAGTCTATTGGAGCAGAAGTTGCTCCAAAACCTCTTCCTCGCAGTCAGGGTAGAAGACCTGCTGAGCACAAACAATCTGCTATGGATCGTTCTGATGGTAGGCAATCTGCTATGGATCGTTCTGATGGTAGACAATCTGCTATGGATCGTTCTGATGCGGAAAGCGTAGGTAAGGATAACGTTGAAGCTGATGACTCAAAGATTTCACGAAAATTGGAAAATTCCAAGTCTGATAGGAGTCCTAAATCCATAGAAAAATCAGAGCAAACTGAACATGCAGAAAATAAATTTAGAATTACCAAAAAAGAAGTAATTCAAAAATTTGTTTTTAATAAAGAGGAGTTGCTTAGTGTCTGCGAAAGCATTGGCATGACTTGGATTGAAACTGATCCATCTAAAATCGTTGAAATACCTAAAGTTGACGTTAAACTAGGTCGCGAACGCAAGCCTCTAGTGCCACTTTCAAACGAACCCCTAGAGCAGGTAGAAACTAAAATTATTAATTAG
- a CDS encoding RluA family pseudouridine synthase: MTISLPSVKYVQVDDSSDGQRIDNFLIKFSKGVPKSHIYKAIRSGQVRVNKGRVNSECRIHTGDEIRIPPFRLPQEQPKSFIPTRNFDIIFEDDYFLIINKPAGVAVHGGSGVSYGVIEQIRTSRPDSKFLELVHRLDKETSGLLIIAKKRSALVALQDMIRQSKLHKSYYALIKGNWPEKLKDIKLPLYKYLTPQGERRVKVDAENGKYAHSKVRKVEKVGEFELLSVQILTGRTHQIRVHLRSSGFPIVGDEKYGDDALTLHVKKLGFNRMFLHAYILSFVHPITEKRLEFKIDLPDDCKSLLKKLNI; the protein is encoded by the coding sequence ATGACCATTTCCCTACCTTCAGTTAAATATGTCCAAGTGGATGATTCATCTGATGGTCAACGTATAGACAACTTTCTTATTAAGTTTTCAAAAGGAGTGCCCAAAAGCCATATTTATAAAGCTATCCGCTCTGGTCAGGTTAGAGTTAATAAAGGCAGAGTTAATTCTGAATGCCGAATTCATACAGGGGATGAAATAAGAATTCCTCCCTTTCGATTACCTCAGGAGCAACCTAAAAGTTTCATACCTACTAGAAACTTTGATATTATTTTTGAGGATGACTACTTCTTAATCATAAATAAGCCTGCTGGTGTTGCTGTTCATGGTGGAAGCGGAGTCTCTTATGGGGTAATCGAACAGATAAGGACTAGCAGACCAGATAGTAAATTTCTAGAATTAGTACATAGACTGGATAAGGAAACGTCCGGTCTCTTAATCATTGCCAAAAAAAGAAGTGCTTTAGTTGCTCTTCAGGATATGATTAGGCAGTCCAAATTACATAAAAGCTATTATGCACTTATAAAAGGAAATTGGCCTGAAAAATTAAAGGATATAAAGTTGCCACTATATAAGTATCTAACCCCACAAGGAGAGAGAAGGGTAAAGGTTGATGCCGAAAATGGAAAATATGCACATTCTAAAGTAAGAAAAGTAGAAAAAGTAGGAGAATTTGAACTTTTAAGTGTGCAGATATTGACAGGTCGGACGCATCAAATTCGTGTACATTTAAGATCAAGTGGATTTCCGATTGTGGGAGATGAAAAATATGGGGACGACGCATTGACACTACATGTTAAAAAACTTGGTTTTAATAGGATGTTTTTACATGCGTATATATTATCCTTTGTTCATCCTATTACTGAGAAGAGACTAGAATTTAAAATCGACCTTCCAGACGATTGCAAATCACTTTTAAAAAAACTTAATATATGA
- a CDS encoding HAD-IA family hydrolase, with the protein MKYSLVIFDWDGTLMDSTHNIVLAIQKTCADLNLPIPTSNQASWVIGLSIKEAARKVVPDITPAQAQDFAQRYSYHYLTQGSDIKLFTGIPELLQSLKERGVLTAVATGKSRIGLDRALKQFGLEHNFDTTRTADQTAGKPNPLMLEEILDELMVRPEQAIMIGDTSHDLLMARNAGIHSIGVAYGAHNRKELDDLRPNHVVDSVSELTRLLSIYTQKHSY; encoded by the coding sequence ATGAAATATTCCTTGGTGATATTTGATTGGGATGGAACGCTTATGGACTCCACTCATAATATTGTTCTTGCGATTCAAAAAACATGTGCAGATTTAAATTTGCCTATACCAACTAGCAATCAGGCTAGCTGGGTTATAGGTTTGTCCATTAAAGAAGCCGCAAGAAAAGTAGTACCTGATATAACCCCAGCACAAGCACAAGATTTTGCTCAGAGGTATTCATATCATTATTTGACACAAGGCTCAGATATAAAACTTTTTACTGGAATTCCCGAATTATTGCAAAGTCTTAAAGAGAGAGGGGTTTTGACAGCAGTAGCTACTGGGAAAAGTAGGATAGGTTTAGACAGGGCACTAAAACAATTTGGACTAGAACATAATTTTGATACCACTAGGACGGCCGATCAAACAGCAGGAAAACCTAATCCTTTGATGTTAGAAGAAATTCTAGATGAATTAATGGTGCGACCAGAGCAAGCAATTATGATAGGAGATACCTCGCATGACCTTTTGATGGCACGTAATGCAGGAATACATTCAATTGGGGTTGCATATGGAGCTCATAACCGTAAAGAACTAGATGATCTAAGACCTAATCACGTAGTTGACTCAGTGTCCGAGTTAACTCGATTGCTTTCAATTTACACACAAAAGCATAGTTACTAA